DNA sequence from the Brachybacterium avium genome:
CCTCCACCGCGACCCCGGCCCTGATCGGCTTCGCCGTTCGCTACTCCAGCGGTCTGCTGTGCGCACCGATGAGCGCCGCCCGCGCCGATGAGCTCGAGCTGCCGTTGATGGTGCGCGAGAACGCGGACCCGCTGCGCACCGCCTACACCGTCAGCGTCGATGCGGCCGAGGGCGTGACCACCGGCATCAGCGCCTCCGACCGTGCCCGCACCCTCCAGGTGCTCGCCGGGCAGGACACCGTGCCCACCGACCTGATCCGTCCCGGGCACGTGCTCCCGCTGCGCGCGAAGGACGGCGGGGTGCTCGAGCGCCGCGGCCACACGGAGGCAGCCGTCGACCTCACCCGCCTGGCCGGGCTGCCCGCCGTGGGGATGATCGTGGAGCTGGTCCACGACGACGGCGAGATGATGCGCGGTCCCGCGCTGCGCGACTTCGCCGACCGGCATGACCTGCGGATGATCTCCATCGAGGACCTGGCTGCGCACCGTCGGCGCACCGACCGTCCGGCCCTGGAGATCACCGCGCCGGTCCCGCTGCCCACCCCGCACGGCACCTTCGAGGCGCTCGCGGTGCGCGAGGGGACCGCGGAGCACCTGGTGCTGGTGCGCGGGGACGTCACCACCGATCGGCCGGTCCTGACCCGCGTGCATTCCGAGTGCGTGACCGGGGACGTCTTCGGCTCGCGCCGCTGCGACTGCGGCCCCCAGCTCCAGGAGTCCCTGGCGCGGATCGACGAGGCCGGTCGCGGGGTGCTGATCCTGCTGCGCGGTCACGAAGGGCGCGGCATCGGCCTGGTGGAGAAGCTGCGGGCCTACGCCCTGCAGGACGCCGGCCGGGACACGGTCGACGCCAACCTCGAGCTCGGCCTGCCGGTGGACTCCCGCTCCTTCGCGGCCGTGCCCGGCATCCTCGCCCATCTGGGGGTGACCGCGGTCGAGCTGCTCACCCACAACCCGGAGAAGGCCCACGCCCTGGTCGGCGGGGGCGTCGAGGTGACGGGGACCATCGACCTCGACACCCACCCCACCCCGGAGAACCTCACCTACCTCACCACCAAGCGGGACCGGCTGGGGCATCACCTCCGTGATCTCCCGACCCTGCCCACCACCACCGAAGGAGAGACCGCATGAGCGGCCACGGAAGCCCCACGGCACAGATCCCCCACAGCAGCGGCACCCGGCTCGCGATCGTCGCCGCGACCTGGCACGAGCAGGTGATGGACGGGCTGCTCGCCGGGGCGCTGCGCGGCGCTGCCGAGGCCGGCATCGCCGAGCCGACGGTGGTGCGCGCCCCCGGCTCCTTCGAGCTGCCGGTGCTCGCCGACGCCCTGGCCCGCGATCACGATGCCGTGGTGGCGCTCGGCGTGGTGGTCCGTGGCGGCACCCCGCACTTCGAGTACGTGTGCGAGGCGGCGACCGACGGCTTGACCCGGGTCGCCCTCGACCACGGCGTACCGGTCGGCTTCGGTCTGCTGACCTGCGATGACGAGAAGCAGGCGCTCGATCGTGCGGGTCTGCCCGGCTCCGTCGAGGACAAGGGCTACGAGGCCGCGGCCGCGGCGCTGACCACGGCGCACGTGCTGGCGGGCCTCGCGGCCGGGCGCGAGGGAGGATCCTCCCGGGTGTGAGCGGAGCGGCGCCGGGGCCGTGAGCGCGGGATCGCGAGGGGATCGCCACGAGAGAAGGCCCCTGTGCCGCACGATCATCCCGGGCGGGGTATGGGACCTCGTCCCACGGCCTCCGGAGCCGGATTCGAGGCATTTCCGGGCCTCCTGGGGGTGGATGCACGTCGCGTCGTCCACAGCTGTGACGGGGCGAATAGGTTCGGCGAGCGTTCTCCGCTAGAATCAGGGAGGTTCGGCCGACGTCTTCCGACGTCCCCGCGGACTTCAGCCGTCGGCGTGCTCGCCGGGGCCGGTCAGTCGCCGCTCGCGCGCGTACGCGCGCGCGGCATTGAGTGGGTCCCGCGCCTGTGCGCCGGAGCTCCTGCCCGCGAGGTCCTGCCGAACCGCCCCGCCGTCTTCCGAGCGGGGGACCCTGGACTGCGAGGAGCCACATCAGGTGAGCGACAGCGACCGCCCCATGCCCGATCAGGACGTGCCCACCGGCACCCCCGACCCGTCCCCCGGAACGGCCGACGCAGCGGCGGCATCCTCGATCACGCCCACCACGGCCGGTGAGCGCGCGGCGCACGCCCCGGAGCACTACGACGCCTCGGACATCACCGTCCTCGAAGGCCTCGAGGCGGTCCGCAAGCGGCCCGGCATGTACATCGGCTCCACCGGTGAGCGCGGCCTGCACCACATGGTCCAGGAGATCGTCGACAACTCGGTCGATGAGGCGATGGCCGGCCACGGCGACTCCATCGAGGTCACCCTGCTGGCCGACGGCGGCGTGCGCTGCATCGACCATGCCCGCGGCATCCCCGTCGCGATGCACCCCACCGAGGGCAAGCCGGCCGTGGAGCTGGTGCTCACCGTCCTGCACGCCGGCGGCAAGTTCGGCGGCGGCGGCTATGCGGTCTCCGGTGGTCTGCACGGCGTGGGCTCCTCCGTGGTCAACGCCCTGTCCATCCGCATGGAGGTGGAGATCCGCCGCGACGGGAACGTGTGGCGCCAGGCCTACTCCCGCGGCGTGCCGGTCACCGAGCTCGAGAAGGGCGAGGAGACCGAGGAGACCGGCACCACCATCACCTTCTGGGCCGATGACGAGATCTTCGACGAGACGATCTACGATTTCGAGACGCTGCGCAAGCGGTTCCAGCAGATGGCGTTCCTGAACAAGGGCCTGCGCCTGACGCTGACCGATGAGCGCGCTCCGGACAGCGACCAGGACGAGGAGGACGACGACCTGGTCGACGTCGAGCTCGAGGCGGAGGCGGAGGCCGGGGCGAAGGACTCCGGTCCCCGAACGATCTCCTACCTCTACGAGCGCGGTCTGCAGGACTTCGTCGAGTTCATCAACACCACCAAGCGGGCCGAGGTCATCCACCCCGAGATCATCTCCTTCGAGTCCGAGGACACCGAGGCGAAGATCTCCGTCGAGGTCGCGATGCAGTGGACCGGTGCCTACTCGGAGTCGGTGCACACCTACGCCAACACCATCAACACGCACGAGGGCGGCACCCATGAGGAGGGCTTCCGCTCCTCGCTGACCTCGATCGTGAACCGGTACGGGCGGGCCCAGGCCCTGCTCAAGGAGAAGGACGCCAACCTCACCGGCGAGGACATCCGGGAAGGCCTGACCGCGGTGATCTCCGTGAAGCTGGGGGAACCCCAGTTCGAGGGCCAGACCAAGACCAAGCTCGGCAACACCATCGCCCGCACCTTCATGGTCAAGGTGATGACCGACCAGCTGCAGGACTGGTTCGAGTCCCATCCCCTCGAGGCGAAGTCGATCGTCATGAAGGGGCAGGCCGCGGCGGCCGCCCGCGAGGCCGCCCGCAAGGCCCGCGACGCCACCCGCCGCAAGTCCCCGCTGGAGACCGGCGGGATGCCCGGCAAGCTGCGTGACTGCTCCTCCCGCAACCCCGCCGAGTCCGAGATCTTCATCGTCGAGGGCGACTCCGCCGGCGGCTCGGCGGTGCTGGGCAGGGACCCGCGCACCCAGGCGATCCTCCCCATCCGCGGCAAGATCCTCAACGTCGAGAAGGCGCGACTGGACCGGGCCCTGGACAACCAGGAGGTCCGCTCGCTGATCACCGCCTTCGGCACCGGGATCGGTGAGGACTTCGACGCCACCAAGCTGCGCTATCACAAGATCGTCCTGATGGCCGACGCCGACGTCGACGGCCAGCACATCTGCACCCTGCTGCTGACGCTGCTGTTCCGCTACATGCGGCCGCTGATCGAGCTGGGCCACGTGTTCATCGCGATGCCGCCGCTGTTCCGACTGAAGTGGTCCAACGCCCCGCACGAGTACGTGTTCAGCAACGAGGAGCGCGACGAGCGCCTCGAGGCGGGCCGCGCGGCCGGCCGTCGCATCCCCCGGGACAACGGCATCCAGCGCTACAAGGGTCTGGGCGAGATGGACTGGAAGGAGCTGCAGTCCACCACCATGGACGCGGCCACGCGCACCCTGAAGCAGGTCACGGTCGACGAGGCCGCCGACGCCGACACCATCTTCTCCGTCCTGATGGGCGATGACGTCGAGTCGCGCCGCCGCTTCATCCAGGAGAACGCCAAGGACGTCCGCTTCCTCGACATCTGATCATGGCCCCCGGGGCGGTGCCGGCCCGCCCGCGCACCCCCGGGGTCCCCACGAACCCTCGGCCCCAGCTGAAAGGCCTCTTGCCCCATGAGTGACACCCCGCAGGACCCCACGAACCCCGATCAGACCCCGAGGACGCCTCGAGCTCCGAGCAGGATCCGACGCCGGCGCAGAACGTCGGCCTCGGCGGGCAGGAGACGCCCGAGGGCGCGCACGAGATCTCCGCCGACGAGGCGGCCTCGCGCACCGTGACCCTGGTGGACCCGCTGGACGAGGACGAGGTCGACCGCATCACGCAGGTCGACCTCAACCAGGAGATGCAGCGCTCCTACCTCGACTATGCGATGAGCGTCATCGTCTCCCGCGCCCTGCCGGACGTGCGCGACGGCCTCAAGCCCGTCCACCGCCGCATCATCTACGCGATGTTCGATGGCGGCTACCGTCCCGACCGCTCCTTCTCGAAGTCCGCGAAGGTCGTCGGCGAGGTGATGGGCAACTACCACCCCCACGGCGACTCCGCGATCTATGACGCCATGGTGCGCCTGGTGCAGCCCTGGTCGCTGCGCTACCCGCTGATCCTGGGACAGGGCAACTTCGGCTCCGCCGGCGACGACGGCGCCGCGGCCCCGCGATACACCGAGTGCAAGATGGCGCCGCTGGCCATGGAGCTGGTGCGGGATATCGAGCAGGACACCGTGGACATGCAGGGCAACTACGACAACACGGTCGACGAACCCACCGTGCTGCCCGCCCGCTTCCCGAACCTGCTGGTCAACGGCTCCGCCGGGATCGCCGTCGGCATGGCGACGAACATCCCGCCGCACAACCTGCGCGAGGTGGCAGAGGCGGTCCAGTGGCTGCTGACCAACCACGAGGCCACCAAGCCCGAGCTGCTCGAGGCCTGCCTGCGCTTCATCAAGGGCCCGGACTTCCCCTCCGGGGCGACGATCGTGGGCACCTCGGGGATCGAGGACGCCTACCGCAGCGGCCGCGGCTCGATCACCCAGCGCGCCGTGGTCTCCACCGAGGAGATCAACGGCCGGATGTCGCTGGTGGTCACCGAGCTGCCCTATCAGGTCAACCCCGACACCCTCGCGCGCAAGATCGCGGAGATGGTGAAGCTGGGCAAGATCAGCGGCATCGCCGACATCACCGACGAGACCTCCGGCCGCACCGGTCAGCGCCTGGTCATCACGCTGAAGCGGGACGCCGTGGCCAAGGTGGTGCTGAACAACCTCTTCAAGCACACCCAGCTGCAGGAGAACTTCTCCGCGAACATGCTCGCGCTCGCCGGTGGGGTGCCGCGCACCCTGTCGATCGACTCCTTCGTGCGCGAGTGGACCCGGCACCAGATCGACGTCATCGTCCGCCGCACCAGGTTCCGCCTGCGCAAGGCCGAGGAGCAGATCCACATCTTCCGCGGCTACCTCAAGGCGCTCGACGCGCTGGACGAGGTCATCGCGCTGATCCGCCGCTCGCCGGACGTCGACCAGGCCCGCACCGGGCTGATCGAGCTGCTGAAGATCGACGAGATCCAGGCCAACGCGATCCTCGCGATGCAGCTGCGCCGCCTGGCCGCCCTGGAGCGCCAGAAGATCATCGAGGAGCACGACAAGCTGCAGGCCCTGATCGAGGAGTACACCGCGATCCTCGCCGATCCGCAGCGGCAGCGGGACATCGTCTCCGAGGAGCTGCAGGAGATCGTCGACAAGTACGGCGACGACCGCCGCACCGAGATCCTGCCCTTCGCCGGGGACATGGCGATGGAGGACCTCATCCCCGAGGAGGACATGGTCGTCACCATCACCCGTGGCGGCTACGTCAAGCGCACCCGCGAGGACCAGTACCGCGCCCAGAAGCGCGGCGGCAAGGGAGTGCGCGGCGCGTCGCTGCGTGAGGACGACGTGGTCGAGCACTTCTTCACCACCACCACGCACCGCTGGCTGCTGTTCTTCACCAACCAGGGCCGGGTCTACCGCGCCAAGGGCTATGAGCTGCCCGAGGCGCCGCGGGACGCGAAGGGCCAGCACGTGGCGAACCTGATGGCCTTCCAGCCGGATGAGCACATCGCCTCGGTGCTGGCGATCGACAGCTACGAGGATGCTCAGTACCTGGTGCTGGCCACCGAGTCCGGACTGGTCAAGAAGACCGCCATGCCGGCCTTCGACTCCAGCCGCACCGGCGGCATCATCGCCATCAACCTGCGTGACATCGACGGCCCCGACGGCACCCACCCCGACCGGGTGATCGCCGCCCGCGCCATCGACGCCGACGACCAGATCCTGCTGGTCTCCCGCAACGGCCAGTCCGTCCGGATGCCCGCCGATGACGGCACGCTGCGACCGACGGGCCGTGCCACCAGCGGCGTGACCGGGATGAAGTTCCGTCACGACGACCGGCTGCTGGCCATGGACGTCGCCCATCCGGGCAGCTTCGTCGTCACCGTGACCGACGGCGGCTTCGCCAAGCGCACCAGCATCGACGAGTACCGCCTGCAGGGTCGTGGCGGTCTGGGTATCCGGGTCGCGAAGCTGCCCGACGACCGCGGCCACCTGGTGGGTGCCGCCGTGGTCGAGGAATCCGACGAGCTGCTGGTGGTGATGGAGCGCGGCCGCGTGGTCCGCTCCAAGGTCTCCGAGGTGCCGGCCAAGGGACGCACCACCATGGGCGTGGTCTTCGCCAAGCCCGATAAGCGCGACCGCATCCTGCTGGTGACCACCGGCCAGGAGTCCGAGGTCGACGAGGACGAGACAGAGGCCCCGAGATCGTCGACGCCGACCCCGCCGACGACGCACCGACCCCCGGCGACGGGAGCGAGGAAGGTGTGGAGATCTCCGCAGACGACGCGCCTGAGGGTGTGAGCGATGCGGGCGATGTTCTAGGCTCTGACGAGTCCGACCAGTCGTCGACCGACGACGCCGATCCCACCAAGGAGTAATCCGTGAGCACCAGTGACTCCAGGACCACCGCCGGGCCCGCCGGCCCGGCAGAGTCCACGTCCAAGCTCCCGGCCTTCACGGAGAAGCCGTCGGCGGATTCCCCGGCGACGACCGAGACCGCCGAACAGACCTCCGAACAGACCATCGGTGCAGGCAGGGGATCGGCCTCCCGGGGTGCCAGCCGCAGTCCGAAGAAGACCAGCGGCATCGCGAATCCCGCGGAGAAGGAGCGTCGCGGTCCGCGCCGCGTGCGCCTGACCCTGGCCCGGCTGGATCCGTTCTCGGTGATGAAGCTGTCCTTCCTGGCGGCGATCGCGATCGGCATCGCCACCGTGGTCGCGGTGGTCGTGCTGTGGAACCTGGTCGAGGCGATGGGCCTGTGGGCCTACATCGATCAGCTGGGCCGGGACCTGAACAGCGGTGACCCGCTGCCGTTCATGGAGTTCTTCACCTTCTCGAAGATGACCAGCTACGGCACCATCGTCGCGGTGGTGAACGTCGTGATCATCACCGCGCTCGGCACCCTGGGGGCGTTCCTCTACAACCTGGTGGCGGCGCTGCTGGGCGGGCTGAAGATGACCTTCACCGACGAGTGAGGCCGGGCGTCACGCCGGCGCGGTGATATCGGCGATCCGGGCGCCGAGATGGGTGAGGGCCTCCTGGGCGGGCACGGTCACCGCGACCCCGTGGGCGCCGGCGCCGAGGGAGATCCTGCGCCCGGGATCGCCGGTGAGGTCTGCGTCGGCGATCACCGGCCAGGCGGTCGTGGCCCCGAAGGGCGTGATGGTCCCGCGCTCGTACCCGGTGACCTCCCGGGCGACCTCCTTGTCCGGCATCGACAGCCGGTTCACGCCCAGCACCGATCGCAGCCGTGGCCAGGAGATCTCCCGGTCGCCGGGGACCAGCACGAACAGGAAATCCCCCTCCCCGCGCCGCACCACCAGAGTCTTGACGATGTCGCGCGGCTCGACGCCGCGCGCCGCCGCCGCGTCCGCGAGGGATCGCGCCCGCTCGTGCCGGGTGATCTCGAAAGGCAGTCCCGAGGCCGTCAGGGCATCGACGGCGCGCTGTTCGCTCATGAGCCCAGAGTAGGCCCGGCGCCCGGGGCCGGAGATTGTCCTCTGCGCCCAGCGGTACGGAAGAGGCGTGAGAGTGGTCGCGGGATCCTGGGGTCGGTGCGGCGGCATCAGTAGGCTCGAGGAATGGTCTTCTCCTCGCTCGACCTCCCTGCCCGCCCCGCCGCCCCGGAGGACTATCCCTGGCTCGGGCCCGCAGTGCGGTCGGCGCTGCTGCTGAGCGACGGGGTCGCGGACCTCGACCCCAGCGGCGAGATCGGGGCCGCGACCGAGCAGCTGGACGAGCCGCTCGTGGACGTCGCCGCGATCGAGCAGGCGCTCGCGGCCGAAGGGGCGGCCCCGCTGGCCGAGCGCACCCTGGTGCTCGCCGTCGGCTCCAACCAGACGCCGCAGACGATCGCCCGCAAGTACCGTCGCTCCGGCCGCGACATCCCGGTGGCCACGCCCTTCGTGCGCTGCACCGTGCACGACCTGGCCGTCGGGCATGTCGCAGGGATCGCCGCCGCCGGCTACCTGCCGGCCGCCCCGTACCGCGCGCGGGGGAGCGGATGGAGCTGGTCGCCACCTGGTTCGATACGGCGCAGCTGGCCGTGATCGATGAGACCGAGCCGAACTACGACCGCCTCCGGCTGTCGACCGACCAGTTCCCGCTTCGCCTCGCCACCGGGCAGCAGCCACCGCAGTTCGACGTGTACGCCTCACACCGGGGCGTGCTCGCCGAGGACGACCGTCCGATCCCGTTGCGGCATCGTCAGCAGGAGATGTTCGACGAGCTGGTGGGCCTGACCGGCTCCTCGCTGACCCACGGCGATGCGGCGGAGGTCTGCGCCGCCCTCGCCGCGGCCCCCGGTGCCCTGGATGAGCTGGTCACTGCGCACGGGCTGGTCGCGCCCGATGGGCTGCCGCGCTGAGCGGAGCGCTGCTCAGACCACGCTGAAGCGCACCGAGTGCCAGCCGCTGGCACCGTTCGGTGCCGGGTTCGCGCGCTGGGAGGTCTGCAGCTCGCCCTCGGCGTCGGTGGCGCGGACCGTGACCGAGTGGTCGCCGGGTTCGGCGTCCTGCCAGCGCAGCGACCACTGCACCCAGGTGTCCTCGGTGACCTCTGCGCCGAGATCGGCCTCGCGCCAGTCCCCGTCGTCGATCTGCACCTCGATCGAGGAGATGCCCCGCTGCTGTGCCCAGGCGGTCCCGCCGAGCATCACGGCGCCCTCGGCGTCCGGGCTCAGCTCCCCGAAGGAGCGGGGCACGTCCACCCGGGAGGCGATCTTGATCGGTCCGCGCTCGGTCCAGCCCCGGGTGGACCAGTAGGCGACGTCGTCCGCGAACGTGGTGACCTTCAGCTCGGTGAGCCACTTGGTGGCCGAGACGTAGCCGTACAGGCCCGGCACCACCATCCGTACCGGATAGCCGTGCTCGGCGGGCAGCGGCTCACCGTTCATGCCCACCGCGATCAGCGAGTCGCGGTCGTCGGTCAGCGCCTCGAGGGGGGTGGAGGCGGTGAACCCGTCGATCGAGCGGGACAGGACCATGTCCGCCCCGTCCTTGACCCCGGCCCGCTCCAGCAGGGTGCGCACGGGCAGCCCCAGCCAGGTCGCGTTGCCCGCCAGATCCCCTCCGACCGGGTTGGAGACGCAGGCCAGCGTCACCTGCTTCTCGATCATCGGCTCCTCGAGCAGCTGCGCGAAGTCGATCGTGAGCTCCTGGTCCACCAGACCGTGGATCCGCAGCTGCCAGGTGCTCGGGTCCACGCGCGGTACCGCGAGAGCGGTGTCGATGCGATAGAACTCGTCGTTGGGGGTGACGAAGGGCGGCATCCCCTCGAGCTGGACCTGAGCGTCCGCGGGGATCGGCTCCGCTGTGCTGCGCGGCGTCGGCAGCACGTACTGCGCGGTCCGACGGGCGAGCTCGCGGCTCGCGGTGACGCTGCGCGCGGTCACGGCGCCGACCACGGCGAGCAGCCCCACGGCGCCGATGCCGAGCAGGGAACGACGACGGGTCCAGGCGGCCCCGGCATCGCCCACTGCGGCGGGGGCACGGACGGTCCGCAGCAGGAGCAGCAGGGTGGGGACCGCGACCACGGTGCCGACCAGGGTGGGCAGCACATCGAGCACCGAGTTCTGGGCGCGGGTGAGCACGAGGACCATCGCGAGCACGCCGAGACCGGCGAGCAGAGCGGCGGCCGGGCGGGGTCGGGTGGCTCCGAGCCGCCCGATCAGCGCGGTCAGCACCGCATACACCACGATCATCGAGGCGAACAGCACCACCTTGTCCAGGGTGCCGAACAGGCTGATCACCAGGTCCTTCACCCCAGGTGGGACGATGTCCACGAAGGCGCCGCCGACGGCCACGAAGGGCGCGGAGGAGGAGCTGAAGGCCAGCGAGAGCAGCTCCGCGACGGCCACCAGCACCAGACCGGCGACCACGCCGGAGACTGCCGACCAGCCGGGGGCGGAGCGGCGGTCGGGATCGAGCCGAGCGGACGGGGAGCTCATGACAGCACCCCGGCCGCGATCGGATCCATGGTCGGCTGTTCCGAGCCGCCGGCGGGCTCGATCGTCAGACCGACGGTCACGCCCTCCGGGATCGCGCCGTCATGCATGGCGGCGGCACCCGGGTCCTCGAGCAGCCCGGCGCTGGCGATACCGGAATCGTCGATCATCCACAGCTGGTAGGTCTCCTCCGCCGGCAGGGCGGGCAGGTCCGCGGCCTGCACGAGCATCGCCCCCTGCTGACGGGAGTACATCAGCTGCAGGGAACCGCCGTCCTGGGAGGGGATGACCAGGTGCGAGGCATCGTCCGAGGCCAGGATGGTGGAGAGCATGGCCCGCTCCGCCTCGGCGTCGGCCTGCTCGGAGGCCATGGCCTCGAGGCTCGCACGGGCGTCCTGCTCGGCGATGCGCTCGTTGTTCCACAGCCCGGCCCCGGCGATGGTGGTCAGCAGCAGCGCGGACGCGGCGACCGCGGTCCAGCGGTTGCGGCGCACGCTCGCCCGGTAGCGGTCCAGGGAGACGACCTTCGCCGGTGGGTTCGGTGGTGCAGAGGCGTCCTCGACCGACGGAGCGGTCGGTCGCGGGGAGGGGACCTCGGCCGGTGCGACGTCGGGAGCCTCAGCCCTGGCCGTGTCGGTCTGCGTCTCCTCCTGCTCCGGGAGGGGGAGAGCTGGCGGGTGGTGCCGATGCGGGCCATCACTGCGGCCTTCAGCTCCGGGCGCGGGGCGAGCGGGGGGAGGCTGCCGGCGAGCTCGGCGGCGGTCTCCTCGAAGGCGGCGGCCTCGGCGGCGGCCTCGGTATCCTCCTCGAGGTAGCGGCGCATCTGCTCGCGCTCCTCCGCGTCCAGGGCGTTCAGGGCCCAGGCACCGGTCATGGTGTGCTTCTGCTCGTTCACGAGGTCACCCCCAATCTGTCCCGCAGCACGATCATGCCGTCCCGGATCCGAGTCTTCGCCGTCCCGATGGGGATGTCGAGCAGGGCGGCCACCTCGCGATGGCTGTATCCGCCGAAGTAGGCGAGGCGGATCGCCTCTGCCTGCGCCGAGGTGAGCGCTCCCATCGCCGTCTGCACCCGCTGGCTCTCGACCCTCATGATCCCCTCCTCCTGAACATCCACGACCTGCTGCTCCATCTGCAGCAGACCTTCCTCGGAATCCCTCCGGCGCGAGGCTTCGCTCGAGCGCACCGTATCGACCGCGCGGCGGTGGGCGATGGTGCACAGCCAGCCCCGTGCGCTGCCGCGATGGGCATCGAAGCGGGTGGCCTGCCGCCATACCTCCACGAACACCTCCTGCAGCACCTCCTCGCTCATCGCCACGTCCCGCACCACGCGCCGGATCAGTCCGAACAGCAGCGGTGCGGTGTCGTCGTACAGGTGGGAGAAGGCGTCCTCGTCGCCGAGAGCGATGCGGCCCAACAGCTCGGGGAGCGTGGGTGCCCGCAGCTCCTCACCGTGCAGCGGGCGCAGAGCGGCATCACCGGGTGACCGGTTCGCCGCGTCGGCGGGGGTGGGCTCCGGAGGCATGCGACTCCTTCTGTGCGGGGGCCCGAGCGGGCGGAGGGGGTGGTGCGCCCACCCCTCGCCCGCTCGGGGCGACAGTGCAGTCTGTCCCGCTCAGCCCTGCTCCGCCATCATCGGAGGCATCAGA
Encoded proteins:
- a CDS encoding bifunctional 3,4-dihydroxy-2-butanone-4-phosphate synthase/GTP cyclohydrolase II; protein product: MSALRLDPIEDAIAAIAAGAPVVVVDDEDRENEGDLILAASTATPALIGFAVRYSSGLLCAPMSAARADELELPLMVRENADPLRTAYTVSVDAAEGVTTGISASDRARTLQVLAGQDTVPTDLIRPGHVLPLRAKDGGVLERRGHTEAAVDLTRLAGLPAVGMIVELVHDDGEMMRGPALRDFADRHDLRMISIEDLAAHRRRTDRPALEITAPVPLPTPHGTFEALAVREGTAEHLVLVRGDVTTDRPVLTRVHSECVTGDVFGSRRCDCGPQLQESLARIDEAGRGVLILLRGHEGRGIGLVEKLRAYALQDAGRDTVDANLELGLPVDSRSFAAVPGILAHLGVTAVELLTHNPEKAHALVGGGVEVTGTIDLDTHPTPENLTYLTTKRDRLGHHLRDLPTLPTTTEGETA
- the ribH gene encoding 6,7-dimethyl-8-ribityllumazine synthase — translated: MSGHGSPTAQIPHSSGTRLAIVAATWHEQVMDGLLAGALRGAAEAGIAEPTVVRAPGSFELPVLADALARDHDAVVALGVVVRGGTPHFEYVCEAATDGLTRVALDHGVPVGFGLLTCDDEKQALDRAGLPGSVEDKGYEAAAAALTTAHVLAGLAAGREGGSSRV
- the gyrB gene encoding DNA topoisomerase (ATP-hydrolyzing) subunit B, encoding MSDSDRPMPDQDVPTGTPDPSPGTADAAAASSITPTTAGERAAHAPEHYDASDITVLEGLEAVRKRPGMYIGSTGERGLHHMVQEIVDNSVDEAMAGHGDSIEVTLLADGGVRCIDHARGIPVAMHPTEGKPAVELVLTVLHAGGKFGGGGYAVSGGLHGVGSSVVNALSIRMEVEIRRDGNVWRQAYSRGVPVTELEKGEETEETGTTITFWADDEIFDETIYDFETLRKRFQQMAFLNKGLRLTLTDERAPDSDQDEEDDDLVDVELEAEAEAGAKDSGPRTISYLYERGLQDFVEFINTTKRAEVIHPEIISFESEDTEAKISVEVAMQWTGAYSESVHTYANTINTHEGGTHEEGFRSSLTSIVNRYGRAQALLKEKDANLTGEDIREGLTAVISVKLGEPQFEGQTKTKLGNTIARTFMVKVMTDQLQDWFESHPLEAKSIVMKGQAAAAAREAARKARDATRRKSPLETGGMPGKLRDCSSRNPAESEIFIVEGDSAGGSAVLGRDPRTQAILPIRGKILNVEKARLDRALDNQEVRSLITAFGTGIGEDFDATKLRYHKIVLMADADVDGQHICTLLLTLLFRYMRPLIELGHVFIAMPPLFRLKWSNAPHEYVFSNEERDERLEAGRAAGRRIPRDNGIQRYKGLGEMDWKELQSTTMDAATRTLKQVTVDEAADADTIFSVLMGDDVESRRRFIQENAKDVRFLDI
- the gyrA gene encoding DNA gyrase subunit A, coding for MQRSYLDYAMSVIVSRALPDVRDGLKPVHRRIIYAMFDGGYRPDRSFSKSAKVVGEVMGNYHPHGDSAIYDAMVRLVQPWSLRYPLILGQGNFGSAGDDGAAAPRYTECKMAPLAMELVRDIEQDTVDMQGNYDNTVDEPTVLPARFPNLLVNGSAGIAVGMATNIPPHNLREVAEAVQWLLTNHEATKPELLEACLRFIKGPDFPSGATIVGTSGIEDAYRSGRGSITQRAVVSTEEINGRMSLVVTELPYQVNPDTLARKIAEMVKLGKISGIADITDETSGRTGQRLVITLKRDAVAKVVLNNLFKHTQLQENFSANMLALAGGVPRTLSIDSFVREWTRHQIDVIVRRTRFRLRKAEEQIHIFRGYLKALDALDEVIALIRRSPDVDQARTGLIELLKIDEIQANAILAMQLRRLAALERQKIIEEHDKLQALIEEYTAILADPQRQRDIVSEELQEIVDKYGDDRRTEILPFAGDMAMEDLIPEEDMVVTITRGGYVKRTREDQYRAQKRGGKGVRGASLREDDVVEHFFTTTTHRWLLFFTNQGRVYRAKGYELPEAPRDAKGQHVANLMAFQPDEHIASVLAIDSYEDAQYLVLATESGLVKKTAMPAFDSSRTGGIIAINLRDIDGPDGTHPDRVIAARAIDADDQILLVSRNGQSVRMPADDGTLRPTGRATSGVTGMKFRHDDRLLAMDVAHPGSFVVTVTDGGFAKRTSIDEYRLQGRGGLGIRVAKLPDDRGHLVGAAVVEESDELLVVMERGRVVRSKVSEVPAKGRTTMGVVFAKPDKRDRILLVTTGQESEVDEDETEAPRSSTPTPPTTHRPPATGARKVWRSPQTTRLRV
- a CDS encoding DUF3566 domain-containing protein — translated: MSTSDSRTTAGPAGPAESTSKLPAFTEKPSADSPATTETAEQTSEQTIGAGRGSASRGASRSPKKTSGIANPAEKERRGPRRVRLTLARLDPFSVMKLSFLAAIAIGIATVVAVVVLWNLVEAMGLWAYIDQLGRDLNSGDPLPFMEFFTFSKMTSYGTIVAVVNVVIITALGTLGAFLYNLVAALLGGLKMTFTDE
- a CDS encoding aminoacyl-tRNA deacylase, which encodes MSEQRAVDALTASGLPFEITRHERARSLADAAAARGVEPRDIVKTLVVRRGEGDFLFVLVPGDREISWPRLRSVLGVNRLSMPDKEVAREVTGYERGTITPFGATTAWPVIADADLTGDPGRRISLGAGAHGVAVTVPAQEALTHLGARIADITAPA
- a CDS encoding molybdopterin-dependent oxidoreductase, with protein sequence MSSPSARLDPDRRSAPGWSAVSGVVAGLVLVAVAELLSLAFSSSSAPFVAVGGAFVDIVPPGVKDLVISLFGTLDKVVLFASMIVVYAVLTALIGRLGATRPRPAAALLAGLGVLAMVLVLTRAQNSVLDVLPTLVGTVVAVPTLLLLLRTVRAPAAVGDAGAAWTRRRSLLGIGAVGLLAVVGAVTARSVTASRELARRTAQYVLPTPRSTAEPIPADAQVQLEGMPPFVTPNDEFYRIDTALAVPRVDPSTWQLRIHGLVDQELTIDFAQLLEEPMIEKQVTLACVSNPVGGDLAGNATWLGLPVRTLLERAGVKDGADMVLSRSIDGFTASTPLEALTDDRDSLIAVGMNGEPLPAEHGYPVRMVVPGLYGYVSATKWLTELKVTTFADDVAYWSTRGWTERGPIKIASRVDVPRSFGELSPDAEGAVMLGGTAWAQQRGISSIEVQIDDGDWREADLGAEVTEDTWVQWSLRWQDAEPGDHSVTVRATDAEGELQTSQRANPAPNGASGWHSVRFSVV
- a CDS encoding anti-sigma factor domain-containing protein; this translates as MRRNRWTAVAASALLLTTIAGAGLWNNERIAEQDARASLEAMASEQADAEAERAMLSTILASDDASHLVIPSQDGGSLQLMYSRQQGAMLVQAADLPALPAEETYQLWMIDDSGIASAGLLEDPGAAAMHDGAIPEGVTVGLTIEPAGGSEQPTMDPIAAGVLS